TACGAACTAATTTTTCGATTAAATTTTTAGAGTTGAATGACATTTGAAAGGCGTTTATCGTGAATTTCGTGTAAGCTGGTAAAAATGATTCCAGCCTTATTTTTTGCAGCTTCTTCAGTTACCAAATCAATCAAAAGTTGTTGATTAACTTCGTCCAAATGACTAAAAGGTTCATCTAAAAGTAAAAAATCAAACGGTTGACAAAGTGCACGAATTACCGCAATTCGCTGACGTTGACCATAAGAAAGATGAACAGCTTTTTGATGTAAATGACTTTTTAATCCAACTTTTTCTATCCATTCGATGATTTGATTTTCTGTTCGATGTTGCGTCAAGACATTTTTTAATTGAATGTTTTCCATTAAAGTTAATTCTTCAAATAAATGCAAACCTTGAAAAACATAGGCTATTTTTTCGCGTCTAATTTTTGTCCAATCATTCAAAGAATAATTCTTAATAGTTTGTCCGTTAAACAAAACTTCTCCATCATAATCTTTCCGATCGCCGTACAAAATATTTATCAACGTTGATTTACCAACGCCAGAATGCGCAACAATTTGATAAATATTTCCACTAGAAAAAGTATACTCGTTTTTCCAAATCTCAGATTGTTCAAACCCAAATTCCTTGAGTGGATGAGGAACAAGTTGACTAATTTTAATTTCCATTTTGTTGTTGCGCTTGATTGAAAAATAAAGAATAGGCTTCATCTAAAAGCAAGAAAATAACTTCTAAACTATTTTTATCCGTTTTCTTCATATGTATTTTTCCAGTTTTAGTATATTCATTTGAAACACGGTAATCAATATAATTAAAGTTGAATAAAACTTTTTGAATTTCTTTTGTATTTCCAAAAGGAATTTGTTGGTAAATGTAGTTTTGAACCTCCTTTGGATATTGATCAAAATTAAGATTGACATAACCAAACATCGGATTTGAAGCATTTGTAGCAAATTTTGAAGTGACAAAATTTGAAGAGCTTATCATGTTGTTTAAAAATTGATTCATGATTGATTGATTATTGGTGATGTACAATAAATTATTTTTGTACGTCATGTAAATTTTCATGTTTGTCGAAATCGGTAACATGTAATAGGGACCAATTTTCTGAATGTTTTGCTGATGAGATTTTAAAAAATCCTTGAAGAAAATATCATTTTTCATTTTTCCACCTAAAACAAATTGTGGATAAACAACTTGCTTGATAAAAGCTTCTTTCTTACCAAAAAAATCATTTGGATTGAATGCTTTTCCGATTTCAAAATCATAAACACTAAACAAAGCTTCACCTTCAAAACTTTGTTCTAATTTGTTTAAATCAATTTCATATTGTTCTAAAAAAGTAGTCAAGAAATTTTGATCTTCGAAAACATAACGTGTATTTGCAGGATAAATTCCTAAACCAATGTTCATGTAACTTTGCGCAGGGAAAAATTTAAAAAAATCGGTATTAATTTTTGATTTCCACATCGGACGTTTTGCTAATTCGACTTTTGTAATCGCATCGGGATGAAATTTCTGTGTAAAACTAATTCCGTCCGAAGTAAAAGAAAAAAAATTGACCCACGAACTTTTTGTGAAATCAAGGTTTTTCTTGCTTTTGTTTTCAGTTTTCGAAAAGTTTTTCAAAAAATTTCCAGTGTACCAAATGTTGATGTCCTGCGAGTTTTTGACAAAATCTCCAAAACTATTATTTTCCTTCGCAAGCGAATGTTTGTCGTTAATAATTTTCGTAAAATAATCTTGAATAGCTTTCTCTCCAACTCCAAATTCAGAAACAATTAGTAAAAATTGAGATTTGTTCCATGCCATAAAAGGTTTATCAAACCCAGAAATCGTTGTAAATCCATCTTTCTTTTCAAACGAAATTTCTTTTTTATTTATTCCTTTATAAATAGTTGTAAGATGTTCTTCGAATTGATCTTTATCGCGCATATTC
This portion of the Empedobacter stercoris genome encodes:
- a CDS encoding DUF4836 family protein, with product MKKRFNYYSILFLLLLFTSCSKNEDYTVLIPTDADFVALINPKSIAEKGNFNEINQYKFYQLAENEIKNQDPTFDKLFNQIKDNPTSAGIDIISPIYLFGQKINGKNMVALITNMRDKDQFEEHLTTIYKGINKKEISFEKKDGFTTISGFDKPFMAWNKSQFLLIVSEFGVGEKAIQDYFTKIINDKHSLAKENNSFGDFVKNSQDINIWYTGNFLKNFSKTENKSKKNLDFTKSSWVNFFSFTSDGISFTQKFHPDAITKVELAKRPMWKSKINTDFFKFFPAQSYMNIGLGIYPANTRYVFEDQNFLTTFLEQYEIDLNKLEQSFEGEALFSVYDFEIGKAFNPNDFFGKKEAFIKQVVYPQFVLGGKMKNDIFFKDFLKSHQQNIQKIGPYYMLPISTNMKIYMTYKNNLLYITNNQSIMNQFLNNMISSSNFVTSKFATNASNPMFGYVNLNFDQYPKEVQNYIYQQIPFGNTKEIQKVLFNFNYIDYRVSNEYTKTGKIHMKKTDKNSLEVIFLLLDEAYSLFFNQAQQQNGN
- a CDS encoding ATP-binding cassette domain-containing protein codes for the protein MEIKISQLVPHPLKEFGFEQSEIWKNEYTFSSGNIYQIVAHSGVGKSTLINILYGDRKDYDGEVLFNGQTIKNYSLNDWTKIRREKIAYVFQGLHLFEELTLMENIQLKNVLTQHRTENQIIEWIEKVGLKSHLHQKAVHLSYGQRQRIAVIRALCQPFDFLLLDEPFSHLDEVNQQLLIDLVTEEAAKNKAGIIFTSLHEIHDKRLSNVIQL